TTTTCCTAAAGGAGTAGCATTTATTAACAAATCAGTTGCAAAATGATTATCAAATGAAACAATTTTAAAATCAAATTCTTTAAAAATTAACTTTAGTTTTTTTGCTTTTACAATATCACTTGAAAAAACATAAATATTTTTTTTGCAATTATATTTTGAAAGTGCCTTGAGAACTGCTCTTGCAGCTCCACCTGAACCAATAATTCCAACAGAATCATAATTTTTGTATTCATTTTCATCTATTGATTTATGGAAACCATAAACATCAGTATTGTATCCAATTAATCTCCCATTTTCTTTTACAATTGTATTTACACTCCCAACACTTTCAGCTTCAATATTAATAGAATCGAGATATTTAATTATTTCAATTTTATAAGGAGAAGTAACATTTGCACCAATAAACTCCTTACTTCTTAGTTGATCAGTAACTTCTTTCAACTGATTAACATTAACTTCAAATAGTTTATAAACATAATCTAACTTATGTTCATTAATAAGTTTATTTTGAATAAGTGGTGATAACGAATGTTGTATATTTTCTCCTATTAAAACTATTGTTTGCATATTCAATCTACATTAATTATTCTTTAAAAATACAATTCTGAATCAATCTAATTTCTAAATAAATTCATTATCATAAATTGAAAATTTAATAAAGAAGTTATTAATTTGATAAAACAATTTTTAAATTAATAAAATTTATATCGTATTGAAATTAGTTGAAATAAATTTATTTAATTTAATTTGATAAAGATAATTTTAGTCTTAACTTTATTTGAATTTAAAATTATTATGTTATTCAGATTGAGTTTTCTAATATTTATTTTTATTTTAAATTTATTTAATAGGTTGATTTATTTTAGAGAACAATGAAAAATATTTTGTTTTTAGATGATGATTTAAAAAGAACTGAAGAGTTTTTGAATAACTTTTCAAATTCAAATAATGTTATAACTACTGTTGAAAATGCAGAAGAATGTATTAATAAATTAAAGGATTTTAAATTTGATTTTATAAGTTTAGATCATGATTTGGGTGGTGAAATTTTTGTTGATTCTAGCAGAAAAGATACAGGAATGGAAGTTGTTAGGTTTTTAAATTCAAATAAAACAAATCAAGGATTAATTATAGTGCATTCATATAATCCAGTTGCATCAGCAGGGATGTTTATTGAGTTAAATTCTAATGGATATGAAGCATTTCAAATTAAATTTGGAAGTTCTGAATATTTCGATAAAGTATCAAAAATTCTTGATGGAAAAATAATTAGGTATAAATCTAATAAAACTTATTTTAAAAAAAGTACATTTTCAGATAAGTTAAAAAAATATATAAAATTTATTGTAAAAGGTTGATTAATATATTTACTAAATAAAAGCATTAATGAATGATATGAAAATTGAGTTACGAGCTGATAA
Above is a window of Chlorobiota bacterium DNA encoding:
- the aroE gene encoding shikimate dehydrogenase codes for the protein MQTIVLIGENIQHSLSPLIQNKLINEHKLDYVYKLFEVNVNQLKEVTDQLRSKEFIGANVTSPYKIEIIKYLDSINIEAESVGSVNTIVKENGRLIGYNTDVYGFHKSIDENEYKNYDSVGIIGSGGAARAVLKALSKYNCKKNIYVFSSDIVKAKKLKLIFKEFDFKIVSFDNHFATDLLINATPLGKYNFKELNITDTELIKVKFLYDLNYFPDQTDILIHASKLGCKIKNGLDMLYFQAYKSFQLWTEVV